One Deltaproteobacteria bacterium genomic region harbors:
- a CDS encoding ATP-binding cassette domain-containing protein, protein MNGEAIISARGLTMGFGTRTIMENLDFDIHAGEIFIILGGSGCGKSTLLKHLIGLYRPRAGTISIAGLAMDPDNPETFKRILTRIGVMYQGGALFSSMTLAENIALPVNEYSDLDPQATADLVRLKLRQVGLEGFEHHLPEELSGGMKKRAAIARALALNPEILFLDEPSAGLDPISSADLDLLILRLNRTLGTTFVVVTHELSSIFTIASRIIMLDKETKSIIADGDPRVLRDSSTHPFVRQFFNRQPDMET, encoded by the coding sequence ATGAACGGAGAAGCGATCATTTCCGCGCGCGGCCTGACCATGGGTTTTGGCACGCGAACCATCATGGAAAACCTGGATTTCGACATCCACGCCGGTGAAATATTCATCATCCTGGGCGGCAGTGGCTGCGGCAAATCCACCCTGCTCAAACACCTCATCGGACTATACCGACCCAGGGCCGGGACCATCTCCATCGCCGGACTGGCCATGGACCCCGACAACCCGGAAACCTTCAAGCGCATTCTGACCCGCATCGGCGTCATGTATCAGGGCGGGGCGCTGTTCTCTTCCATGACCCTGGCCGAAAACATCGCCCTGCCGGTCAACGAGTACTCGGACCTAGACCCCCAGGCCACGGCCGATCTGGTCCGCCTCAAACTGCGCCAGGTCGGGCTGGAAGGTTTCGAGCACCACCTGCCGGAAGAACTCTCGGGCGGCATGAAAAAACGCGCGGCCATCGCCCGGGCCCTGGCCCTCAACCCGGAAATCCTGTTTCTGGACGAACCCTCGGCCGGCCTGGACCCGATCAGCTCCGCCGATCTGGATCTCCTCATCCTGCGCCTGAACCGGACCCTGGGCACGACCTTTGTCGTGGTCACCCACGAGCTGTCCTCCATCTTCACCATCGCCAGCCGGATCATCATGCTCGACAAGGAAACCAAGTCCATCATCGCCGATGGCGATCCGCGCGTTCTGCGCGATTCCAGCACGCACCCCTTCGTGCGCCAATTCTTCAACCGACAGCCGGACATGGAGACATAA